The stretch of DNA ACTTTCTGCCCGACATTTACGTGCCCTGCGAGATCTGCAAGGGTGCGCGCTACAACCGCGAAACGCTGGAAGTGAAGTACAACGGCAAGACCATCAGCGACGTGCTGAACCTGACTGTGGAGGACGCCCGCGAGTTCTTCGAGGCCATTCCCGCCATTGAGCGGAAGATGCAACTGCTGTGTGACGTGGGCCTCGGCTATATGCGAATCGGGCAGCCCAGCACCACGCTGTCGGGCGGCGAGGCGCAGCGCATCAAGCTGGCGTCGGAACTGAGCAAGCGGGCCACCGGGAAGACCATCTACATTCTGGACGAACCCACCACCGGCCTGCACTTTGAAGACGTGCGCAAGCTGATGGAAGTGCTGCAACGGCTCGTGGAAGGCGGCAACACGCTGCTGATCATCGAGCATAACCTGGACGTGATGAAGTGCGCCGATCACATCATCGATCTGGGGCCAGAAGGCGGCGTGCGCGGTGGATTGGTGGTGGCGACTGGAACGCCGGAGCAATTGGCCGCCCACGCGACATCGCATACAGGCGCGTACCTGCGGCGTGTGCCGGGCATTACGCCTGCCGGAGAACCGGAAGCTGTGGCCGCGAAACCCGCCAAAGCTGAAGCCAAAGCTCCTGCCAAGAAGGCATCGGCCAAAGCGAAAGCGGCAGCGACGGTGGTAGAACCGGAGTCGGAAGAACCGGAGCGTGAACTGGTGGCCGCTGCCCCCGCCCGCAAGGGACGCGCCAAAAAGAGTGACCTATGATTCAGGGTGAACTTCAAGTCATGGTGAACTATGATCACGGGTAAGCCATGACCACGCCTCCTCCAAACCTCTCCAAGTCAGACGCAGCCAAGGGAGATTCGGTCACGCCTGACTTGCCCTCAGACTTCACCACTCCCGCGCGACCCTCCCGTGCCCAACGGCTCCGTGCTGCACGACGCCGCGCCGGATGGCTGGATGTGGCGCGGTTGGTGGGCGGCTGGGCGCTGCTGGCGGTGCTGGCCTACTTTATGTGGACACCCGGAGACTGGCCGGTGCGCCTGCTGGCGTGGGTATTGCTGGTCATTCTGGCCGATGAATTTGGCGGCTGGTTCGGCTATATCGGTGTGGTGCTGGGAGGGCTGGCCTTCCTGAGTCCAACTGCACCACCTGCCCAATGGCTCATTATTGTGCCGCTGGTGGGCGGGGCACTGATGGCCCTGCTGCTGATCAAGCATTCGGGCGGGCCGCTGGTGCTGCCATTTGCGGGGCTGCTGTTTGCGGGGACACTGCTGGCGGTGGGCCGCTTTGGCCCCAGAATAGACCCCACGCTGACCCTGCCCGCCAACCCGGAATTTCAGCGCACGGCGATTCTGGCCATGCTGGTGGGCCTCGGCTTCAGCTTTGTACGGCAGATCATCAACAGTTTAATTAAACGCCGTGCCAGACGCCGTGCAGCCAGACTGTCGGGCGTGCCGGAACTGACGACCTGAACCTTATCCCTTTTCACCCTATCTCTCTTCACCCTGCCCCTCTCGGCCCGTCCAGAGGGGCGTTTTTGTTCGCTCCAATGACTTGCCTCAGCGTTCTGCTCCGCTCATCTGTCCGGTTGGTACACTGGCCGCACCATGACCCGTCTTCAAGGAACCAACCCCAACCGCACCATTCTGGTGATCGGCACTCTGCTGGCTGCTGCCCTCATCGCTATCGCCCTCTTCGCCGTGCGCGGTCAACCCAGTGGCTCCAGTCAATCGGTCAACTTCAATCTGTCGGGTCAGCCGGTGCTGGGGCAGGCCGACGCACCCGTGACGATGGTGGTCTTCGAGGATTTCAAGTGCCCCAACTGCAAACGGTTCGAGGATGAATTCTTGCCCGAACTGAAGACCAAATACATTGACACAGGCAAGGCAAAATTGGTGTCGATCAACTACCCGTTCCTGGCGCAGAGTGCCCGCCTGCCCACCGACGACAGCAAACTCGCTGCGCAAGCCGTGGAGTGCGCGTTTGTACAGAGCAACGACCTGCACGAGAGCTACAAAGCGGTGCTGTTTCGAGGTCAGGGAAACGAATCGGCAGTGTGGGCCACCAAAAGCCGCCTGAAAGACTTGGCCGCCAACGTGGAAGGATTAGACACCGCCAAATTTGCCACCTGCCTCGACAATGACGAAACTGCCGCCGCTGTGGATGCCGACGAGAAGCAGGCTGTGGACGCCAAAGTCGCCGGAACGCCCGCCATCTACGTGAACGGCAAATTGGTGGACAGCTACGCCACCGCCTCGGTCAGCGCCGCTATAGACGCTGCCCTGATGAACTAGGGCGCAGGCCATGACACGTGACAACCGCCTGTATCTGGCGTGGGTGGTGGCCCTGCTCGCCACCATCGGCAGTCTATGGTTCAGCGAATCGCGGGGCTTTATTCCCTGCGTGCTGTGCTGGTTTCAGCGCATCGCCATGTATCCGCTGGCGTTGCTGCTGGGCATCGCGGCACTGCGGGGCGACCTGAACATTCGCGCCTACGCCTTGCCACTCGCCGCAGTGGGCTGGGTGGTGGCCCTGATTCACAACCTAGAAGACTGGGGCGTCATTCAGAGCCTCAAGGTGTGCGGAGTCGGCCAGACCACCGCCGGCTGCGACGTGCAGTGGCCTATCTGGGGCGGCGGCGCACTGGCGGGCCTGAATTCCATCATCACCATTCCGGTGTTGGCGCTCACTGCCTTTACACTGATCATCGGCCTGCTGAGTTGGGGCAGGCGGCGCATGTGAAGGGCTAAACCGGTCTACCCGCCATCATAAAACTGGCGGTCATGCCGCCGTCTACGGGCAAAATAACGCCTGTCAGAAAGCTGGCCTCTTCACTTCCCAGAAAGTAGACGGCCTGCGCGACTTCTCGCGGCTCTCCGAGGCGGCGCAGGGCGTGGAGGTCTTCGTAATCCCGGCGGGTCTGTTCGGGGTCGGCGCTCGCGGCTATGGCCTGCAACACCGATTCGGTACTGATCGCGCCGGGGGCAACTGCATTGACGCGCACCCCACGCGGCGCGAGGTCGAGGGCCATCGCACGGGTCAGGTTGACCAGGCCGCCCTTACTGGCGTTATATGCGGCGTTGCCCTGCTCGGCCAACAGTCCCTGCACACTCGCCACGTTGACGATGGCGCTCCCCCTTGGCATCAGGTCGATCAGCTCGCGGGTCAGCAGCAGCGGGGCACTCAGGTTTACGTTCAGGGCGCGTGACCAACCGCGTGCGCTTACATCGAGGACGCCGCCGTGTGCGCCCTGATAGGCGGCATTGTTGACCAAAAGGCCCACGCCACCCAGGTCACGGGCAGCGCGGGCGATGCGGTTGCGTCCCGCAGCACTGGCGACGTCGGCCCTCAAACGCAAACTGCCCTTCAGCAGCGGCGGCAAATTCAGGTCTACGCCGAGTACCGGATGGCCGCGCTCTACGTACAACTCTGCGATGGCCCGGCCAATTCCGCGTGCAGCACCGGTGACCACCACACCTGCAAGCGAGGTGGACGAGGCCGTTGGAGTGGCCGGAAACGGAGAGGCAGCCATTCCCTAGTGTGACCCGGCTGTGCTGATAATGAGTAGACGGATAAACAGAATGAAGAAAAGCTCAAGGGGCGGCTGATAGTGGCGGCCCTTGGAACGGCCTGATCCATACTCTGGTGCGATTAGGCAACACAGCCGCCCAAATTGGGCCGATGCTCTAAAGTAGGCGCGTATGACATTGCCCTTGATTGTGAGTGCTGGGGAAGCACTGACCGACCTCGTAACTGGCGGCGGAAACGTCTGGAACGCGCATCCCGGAGGGGCAGGCTGGAACGTGGCGCGAGCCTGTGCGCGGCTCGGCGTTCCCAGTGCCTTTGCGGGTGCGGTGGGGCAAGACAACTTTGGAGACGACCTCCTGCGCGAATCTCTGGAAGCGGGCCTTGATCCGCGCTTTTTGCAGCGTGCGCCCGCGCCGACGCTGATGGCGGTGGTGTATTCCAAGTCACCGCCCGCCTACCGCTTTTTGGGCGAAAACAGCGCCGACTTGCACTTCGACCCCACGGCTCTCCCCGATGGCTGGCTGGGCGCGGCCCGCTGGCTGCATGTGGGCGGCATCAGCCTTGCGCGTTGGCCGCTGGCCGATACGCTTCTGGGCCTGATAGAAGCGGCGCGGGCGGCAGGCGTCAAGATCAGTTTCGATCCCAACGCCCGTATTTCTCACCGCCACCCCGACTATCCCGCCGTGTTCGGGGCCGTGATGCGCCGCGCCGACCTGATCAAGCTCAGCGATGAGGATTTAGGGGTGTTCTTCCCCGGCCTCAGCGAAGACGACGCCCTTCGCGAGTTGCGCGGCATGAATGCCCGTTCGCCCATCGTGATTACACGCGGCGCGGCGGGCGCGACCCTGTTTCAGTCGGCGGGCCGCCTAGACCTGCCCACCACACCCGTACAGGTTATGGACACGGTGGGCGCGGGCGACGCCCTGTGCGCTGGAATGCTGGTCAGCGCCACCGAGCATCCGGACGCCCTCTGGAACGACCACCTGCAAGTCGGACTTCGGGCTGCCGCTGCCGCCTGTGCCCGTGCCGGAGCCTACGCGCCTACACGGGCCGACTTGGAAGCGTTGAGGTAAAGCAGGGTCACTCGCGCACCTGCTCCCAGCGCACGGCCTCGCCCGATGCACACTCGGGAAAAGTGGGGGCCGAAAATGTTTGATAGGGGTGCGGGCACAGCGTCAGCACAGGCACATGGGGTAGCAGTGCCGTCTCGCGCACCGTCCAGACACTCAGGCCCACTACGGTATGGCCTGCCCGCCGCATTCCGGCCACCAACAGGCGGGCGTCCGTGCCTGTGCTGATCAGGTCGTCTACCCCCACCATCCGCTGTGGAGAGTCCAGAATATTGATGCGGTGATACCAAATTGCGATGATTCTCGCGAATCATCCGAGCGGAGCGAGTGGCAAAGAGTACGGGCTGGCAGCGATGGACGAACATCTGGTGGGATTGCAGATGTTTGGGAGTCAGAGCAAGTCCCCATGAAACGTCATTTGCTTGTCTTGCAGACTCCCGAACGCTACAGGCAACTTCAGATGACGCGCCACGAACGCAACCAGCACCGCCCCACATTGGCTGGCTCCGACGGTCAGCTCAGCATTAGGCCAGTGAACCTGAATATGGTATGCCTGCGCTTCAGCCAACCAGTCCAACCGCACCGGATAGCGTACCAGTTCGCCCTTTTCCAGCCATTCGCGTGTAGCCCATACTTGAAAACTGTGTGACCGTCACGGCGAATCCGGCATCTTTGATTGTTGCAACTTACGATACCAAGCGGGCGTCGTCGTGTTCGGCCATCATTCGAAGGAACGCATCGACGTACTGCGGATCGAACTGGCGGCCCGCCTGCATCCTGATCTCGTTCAGGGCGCGTTCGCGTGTCCAGGCAGGCTTGTAGGGCCGGGCGTTGGTCAGCGCATCGAACACGTCCACGATGCTGAAGACCCGCGCCGTTTCGGGGATGTTTTGACCGCGCAGTGCGGCGGGGTAGCCCGTGCCGTCCCAGCGTTCGTGGTGATAGCGCACCAAATCCAGCGTCTCTGCGGGCAAAAAATGCAGGTCTTGCAACATGTCGTAGCCCACGGTGGTATGGGTCTGAATAATGCGGCGTTCTCCAGCGTCCAGCGGGCCTTGCTTGTGAAGAATCCGGTCTGGAATGGCGAGCTTGCCCAAATCGTGCAGATACGCGCCCCAGCGCAGGGCTTTGACCTGATCTTCGTCCCAGCTCATGCGGCGAGCAAGGCGCACACTCATGCTGACCACCCGGCTGGTATGCCCGCCGGTGTCGTCGTCACGGCGCTCTAGCGCGGCTCCCAGCGACCTCAATGTAACTTCGTTGGCATCGCGCAGATCGCTGATGGCCTGCCACTGCCCCAGCTGCGACCCCAAGAGGCGGGCAAACGAGGCGATGACGCTCTTTTCGTCCTCGTCAAAGTCACGGTCTTCGGCGCGGGTAATGATCAGCACGCCGAGGTGGGTGGTGGCCCGCCCGTACACGGGAGCCACATGGTATTTCTGACGCTGGGTTTTGGGCAGCAGGGTCAGGGCTTCTTCGGCCACCCAGTGGTCGGCCTGTACGCTGCGGCTGTCGCTGTCGCTGGGGTGAATAGGCTGCTCTAAAAAAACTTCGTATGCGCCTTTGGCCGCCAGAATATGCGGCGTGCCTTTGCGGTAAGCCACGAAGGCCAGGTTGGGAGCCACCCGCAATTTGTCCAAAATGCCCACGCCAGCGCGGATAATCGCGTCGGCGTCACGGGCGTCGGCCAGTCGCTCGCTGCCCACCCGCAGGGCGTCTATGGTGTTGTGCTGCCACGCCATTTCCCGCACCGACGCTTGCTCGCGCAGGGTCAATAGGCCAAGGCCGCCAATAACGCACAGCGCCCCCAACAATTCGGGAACAGTGGGGGCCGAACCGGGCAAGACCAAAGTCGCCAAAAAAGCGGCTGGATACACTGCCAGGGCTGTCCAGCGCCAGATGCCGCCCAGCGGCCAAGACGCGGCGGCCAACACCAATGCAGATCCTGCCAACAAGCCCTGTTGATCGGTTACCGCAGCATATCCCAGCACCAGCAGAGCGAGTACCAGCACAAAATAGGTCAGGGGGCCGACGCGGAACACCCCAGAAGTTTAGCACTCGTTTTGGTGCGTTCTTGGATGAACAGAAGGGATGAGTGGCTCTATCGGCTCTGACCAGGTGGAGACTTCACAACAACATGAACACAATCTCATCTGGAGAGTAAGGCTTAGTCAGGCAGCGCTGGGCAGCGGCGCGGTATTGTGAAACCGTGAGAGGCAAGACTGGGGAGACCCGCCTATGAAAGTCGACCGGGAAGAGCAAGACGACGCCCGGCGCGAACGCATTGCCCGCGCCGCCTTTGAACTGTTCGCCCGCAGCGGCCTGGACCAGACCAGCGCGCAGGACATCGCCCGCGCCGCGTTTGTAAGCCGTACCAACCTCTACCGCTATTACCCCAGCAAGATTCATATGCTGCTGGCCCACTTCGAGCGCACCGTGACCGACACCCGCGACGAGGCGATTCGGCGGCTGGGTGCGGGTAGCCCGCCGCAGGCGGTGTGGGGACAGGTAACGGCAAGAATGGCCGACCTGGGCGTGCGCTACCGCCATCTGGTTGGCGCAGTGGGACAGGCCGTCTTGGGGGCCAGACACCACGACGCCCCGGCAGACGCTCCGGCCCATCCGGGGACGCCTGCCGCCATGCACGACATTCGTACCGCCGTGACCTTGGTGGCGCTGGTGGAACCCGTCCTGATCGCCATGCGCCATCAGGGGCATATTCGGCCCGACACCAACACTCAGTTCCTGGCATCGCTGTTTGTCGATGCTTGCCTGCTGGCCCTGCTGCACGGCGGCCACCGCAACCAGCGTGAGGTGTTGCGTGACTGGCAAGACCGCTTTACGCTGATTATGCACGGCGCACTGGCGCCAGGCCTAAGCGTGGCAAGCATAGACGGTCAGGTGTCGGCGCGGGTCACGCTGGAGCCGCTGGAAGCGTCCAATGTGATTGTGCATTCTTTGAAAGGCTGACCAGCCTATTGGCCTTACACCTCGCCGAATATCTAGCCGAACATCTAGAAGGTGTTCAGGCAAGCGCCGACGCGGGGGGGTAGGGCCGGGGGTATGCTCAGCGCATGTCGAACCCCGCCGCGCTGACCCACCTTCCCGCCTGGCAAGCCCTGACGGCCCATTTTGCGGCCTTCAAGCATACCCACCTCCGCGACCTGTTTGCCGCCGATCCTGTGCGTGGTGAGCGACTGAACGCCCAGGGCGCGGGCCTGTATCTGGACTACAGCAAGCACCGCGTAACCGACGAAACGCTGACGCTGCTACTAAACTTGGCCCGCGAAACTGGCCTGGAAGCCAAGCGCGACGCGATGCTGGCGGGCGAGAAAATCAATGTGACCGAGGGCCGCGCCGTGCTGCATACCGCCCTGCGTGCCCCACGCGGCGCGGCGGTGATGGTGGACGGCAAGAATGTGGTGCCGGATGTACATGAAGTGCTTGACCGGATGGCGACTTTTGCCGACTCCGTGCGGGCCGGGCAGTGGTTGGGCTTTACGGGCAAACCCATTCGCAATATCGTCAATATCGGCATCGGCGGCTCTGACCTTGGCCCGGTGATGGCGTATGAGGCCCTGAAACACTACGCCCAACGCGATCTGACCCTGCGCTTCGTGTCCAACGTGGACGGCACCGACTTGGCCGAAAAGGTGCGTGACCTGAACCCCGAAGAAACGCTGGTGATCGTGTCGAGCAAGACCTTTACGACTCAGGAAACGATGGCGAATGCGGCAAGCGCCCGCACTTGGTTGCTGGCAGCTTTGGGCGACGACGCAGCGGTGGCGCGGCACTTTGTAGCCGTATCCACCAACGCCGACGCCGTGGGCAAATTCGGCATAGACACCGCCAACATGTTCGGTTTCTGGGACTGGGTGGGCGGGCGCTACAGCATGGACAGCGCCATCGGCCTGAGCCTGATGTTGGCCATCGGGCCGGACGGATTCCGCGAATTGCTGGCCGGATTTCACGAGATGGACGAACACTTCCGGACTGCGCCGCTGGAGGCCAATCTGCCCGTGCTGATGGGCGTCTTGGGCGTCTGGTACAACAACTTTTTTGGTGCAGAAACCGTAGCCATTTTGCCCTACGATCAATACCTGTCGCACTTCAGCGCGTACTTGCAACAACTGGACATGGAGAGCAACGGCAAGCACATCACGCTCTCTGGTGCGGTCACGGATTACCAGACTGGTCCGGTGATCTGGGGACAACCCGGCACCAACGGCCAGCACGCCTTCTATCAGCTGATTCATCAGGGCACCAAGCTGATTCCCTGCGACTTTATCGGCTTTGCCCGCACGCTGAACCCCATGCCCGTGCAGGGCGGCCTGACCCACCACGACCTCCTGATGGCAAACGTCTTCGCCCAGACCGAGGCGCTGGCCTTCGGCAAAACGCTGGACGCCGTGCTGGCCGAGGGCATTGATCCGGCACTCGCCCCCCACCGCGTCTTTGACGGCAACCGCCCCACCTCTACCCTGCTGGCCCACCAACTCACGCCGCGCATTCTGGGGGCGCTGATCGCCCTGTACGAACACAAGGTCTTCGTGCAGGGAGCCATCTGGGACATCAACCCATTCGACCAGTGGGGCGTGGAACTGGGTAAAGTGCTGGCCGGAAAAATCGTGCCGGAACTGGGCAGTGAGGAGCAACCGCAGCTGGCGCATGACAGCAGTACAAACGCGCTGATTCGGTGGTATAGGGAAAAGCGGGTCTAAAACAGGATCGTGGAGCTTAAAACGTGGAAACAGCCAAAACCACGTTCTAAGCTCCACTGTCTACGTTTGCTCCTCAGCCCCAGTCTTCGGGCCGTTCCCCCAGCCCAAAGTGCCAGGCAATCGCCGCTGCGATGCGCCCGGACGCCTGCCCGTCGCCGTAAGGGTTGCGGGCGGCTCGCATGGCGGCCAGCGTCGCCTCGTTGCCGAGGAGTTCGGTCAGCACGGCTTCCAGTTGCGCAGGGTCGTTTCCAGCCAAGCGCAGTACGCCCGCTTCGACTCCTTCGGGGCGCTCGGTCACGTTACGCAGCACGGCCACGGGCACGCCCAGCGCCGCGCCTTCTTCTTGCAGGCCGCCCGAATCGGTGGCGAGCAGCGCACTGGCGGCCATCAGCGGAGCCATATCGCTGTAGTCCAATGGATCGGTCAGTTCAAAGTTGGGCAGCGCCCCCAGCACAGGCCGCACCGCTTCCTGCACGGCGGGCGAGAGGTGAACGGGGTAGATGAAGTGGGTGTCGGGGAAGGCCTGCGCTACCCGCGCCAACGCTGCGGCCATCTCGCGCATCATGGGCTGGTTTTCGCGGCGGTGCATGGTGACGGTCACGAGACGCTGACCCGCCTGCACGCGGGCCTGCCAGTCGGGGCGCAGGGGCACACGGCCCGCCACTTCTCGCACGGCATCGACCGCCGTTTGACCCGTGACCACGATGTTGCCGGGAGCCTTGCCTTCCCGCAAAAGGTTGGCTTTGCTGCCCGACGTGGGCGAGAAATCCAGCGTGGACAGGACTCCGGTCAGGCGGCGGTTGGCTTCTTCGGGGAACGGCTCGCTGAGGCTGCCGCTGCGCAGGCCCGCTTCCACATGCCCCACCGGAATGCCCTCGTAAAAGGCGCTGAGGGCCACACAAAACGACGTGGACGTATCGCCGTGAACCAGCACCATATCGGCTCCCATCTGGCGCAGCAACTTACCCGAAGGCGGCACGATGCGGGCGGTCAGGTCGGCCAGCGTCTGGCGATCCGTCATCACATTCAGGTCTTCATCGGGCGTGAGGCCGAACACGGCCAACGCACCGTCTAACATCTGGCGTTGCTGTCCAGTAGACAGAATCAGGGGCCGCAACCCCGGATGGGCGGCGATGGCAGCGTAGACGGGGGCCATTTTGGTGGCTTCGGGACGAGTGCCAAAGGCGAGGACGATGGTTTTAGTGGCAGGCGTTTGGAAATCAGCAGCAGACATCTGGGGCATCATCTCAGTTTTCCGGCTGACGGGGAACATCTGTCTGAATCGGGGCAGCCTGAGCTTCAGAGGACTGAGCCTCGGAGGGCTGGGCACGCATGCGGCGGTGAGCCACGAACCACAGGCAGGCCGAGACCACCACGCCCGTCAGCAGAATTACGCTGCCGGACACGCCTTGCAGCCACATGCCCAGCATCCCGCAGGCCAGCGACACCCCCCACAAAATAACAGCGGTGCGGCGGGCGCTGGCGGTGCGGGCCAACACCCGGTGATGAATATGGGTCTTGTCGGGGTGGCCCAGCGGGTTACGGATGCCGCGTGCCAGTCGACCAATGACGACTTGGGTGGTGTCCAGCACAGGCAACGCCAACACGATCAGCGGCACGAGCAGGCTGGCCCCGGCACTGAACTTGAGGGTTCCCAGCAGGCTCACGGCAGCCAACGTATACCCGATCAGATACGAGCCGGTATCGCCCATGATGATGCGGCTGGGATTGAAATTGTGGCGCAGGTAGCCCAGCGTCGCGCCCGCGAGTCCAGCCAGCAAAATCACAGCTGCCGCCCGGTCAGGAAACTGGGCCGCCGTGAACAGCAGCACCATGCTGACCACGAAACCCACGCCGCCCACCACGCCGTCCACGCCGTCCAGCAGGTTCACGGAGTTGGTGAGGCCCACGATCCAGACCACCGTAATCAGGTTGCTGAGCACGATATTCAGGGCGTCGGGCATTGAAGGAATGAAGGGGATGGCGTTCAGGTCTATTCGCAGGCCGTTGACGATCAGCAGGAAGGCCGCCAGCGTTTGTACCAGCAGGCGCGACAGCGGCGACAGGCCGAATTGATCGTCGATGAAGCCGGTGAGTACCAGCAGCGACGCGCCCAGCAGGATTGCCAAGACCTGAATATTCACAACCTCTACGACGATGGGGCGCAGCGCCCACGCCACCACCACACTCAGGATAAATCCGGCAAAAATAGCCAGCCCGCCTGCATTGGGCAGTGGCTCCTTGTTGAGCCTGCGGGCATTGGGTTGATCGGCCCAGCCCATCTGGAGAGCAAAGGCCCGCACGCTTGGAATAAAACGCCAGGTGAACACCCATGCCGTGAGGAACGTGAGTAGGACGCTGAAAAACCCCAGTCCAAACAAATCCGCGATACCAACGTGCGCCGCGAGCGCCTTCAAAGAATCCATAACCTGACTGAAGTGTAAAGGTATGGCATGAGGAACGCGTCGTCAGGAAGGTGGAGAGG from Deinococcus sp. QL22 encodes:
- a CDS encoding HD-GYP domain-containing protein; translation: MFRVGPLTYFVLVLALLVLGYAAVTDQQGLLAGSALVLAAASWPLGGIWRWTALAVYPAAFLATLVLPGSAPTVPELLGALCVIGGLGLLTLREQASVREMAWQHNTIDALRVGSERLADARDADAIIRAGVGILDKLRVAPNLAFVAYRKGTPHILAAKGAYEVFLEQPIHPSDSDSRSVQADHWVAEEALTLLPKTQRQKYHVAPVYGRATTHLGVLIITRAEDRDFDEDEKSVIASFARLLGSQLGQWQAISDLRDANEVTLRSLGAALERRDDDTGGHTSRVVSMSVRLARRMSWDEDQVKALRWGAYLHDLGKLAIPDRILHKQGPLDAGERRIIQTHTTVGYDMLQDLHFLPAETLDLVRYHHERWDGTGYPAALRGQNIPETARVFSIVDVFDALTNARPYKPAWTRERALNEIRMQAGRQFDPQYVDAFLRMMAEHDDARLVS
- a CDS encoding TetR/AcrR family transcriptional regulator, producing the protein MKVDREEQDDARRERIARAAFELFARSGLDQTSAQDIARAAFVSRTNLYRYYPSKIHMLLAHFERTVTDTRDEAIRRLGAGSPPQAVWGQVTARMADLGVRYRHLVGAVGQAVLGARHHDAPADAPAHPGTPAAMHDIRTAVTLVALVEPVLIAMRHQGHIRPDTNTQFLASLFVDACLLALLHGGHRNQREVLRDWQDRFTLIMHGALAPGLSVASIDGQVSARVTLEPLEASNVIVHSLKG
- a CDS encoding thioredoxin domain-containing protein, translated to MTRLQGTNPNRTILVIGTLLAAALIAIALFAVRGQPSGSSQSVNFNLSGQPVLGQADAPVTMVVFEDFKCPNCKRFEDEFLPELKTKYIDTGKAKLVSINYPFLAQSARLPTDDSKLAAQAVECAFVQSNDLHESYKAVLFRGQGNESAVWATKSRLKDLAANVEGLDTAKFATCLDNDETAAAVDADEKQAVDAKVAGTPAIYVNGKLVDSYATASVSAAIDAALMN
- the wecB gene encoding non-hydrolyzing UDP-N-acetylglucosamine 2-epimerase, yielding MSAADFQTPATKTIVLAFGTRPEATKMAPVYAAIAAHPGLRPLILSTGQQRQMLDGALAVFGLTPDEDLNVMTDRQTLADLTARIVPPSGKLLRQMGADMVLVHGDTSTSFCVALSAFYEGIPVGHVEAGLRSGSLSEPFPEEANRRLTGVLSTLDFSPTSGSKANLLREGKAPGNIVVTGQTAVDAVREVAGRVPLRPDWQARVQAGQRLVTVTMHRRENQPMMREMAAALARVAQAFPDTHFIYPVHLSPAVQEAVRPVLGALPNFELTDPLDYSDMAPLMAASALLATDSGGLQEEGAALGVPVAVLRNVTERPEGVEAGVLRLAGNDPAQLEAVLTELLGNEATLAAMRAARNPYGDGQASGRIAAAIAWHFGLGERPEDWG
- a CDS encoding SDR family NAD(P)-dependent oxidoreductase, with amino-acid sequence MAASPFPATPTASSTSLAGVVVTGAARGIGRAIAELYVERGHPVLGVDLNLPPLLKGSLRLRADVASAAGRNRIARAARDLGGVGLLVNNAAYQGAHGGVLDVSARGWSRALNVNLSAPLLLTRELIDLMPRGSAIVNVASVQGLLAEQGNAAYNASKGGLVNLTRAMALDLAPRGVRVNAVAPGAISTESVLQAIAASADPEQTRRDYEDLHALRRLGEPREVAQAVYFLGSEEASFLTGVILPVDGGMTASFMMAGRPV
- a CDS encoding MraY family glycosyltransferase, yielding MDSLKALAAHVGIADLFGLGFFSVLLTFLTAWVFTWRFIPSVRAFALQMGWADQPNARRLNKEPLPNAGGLAIFAGFILSVVVAWALRPIVVEVVNIQVLAILLGASLLVLTGFIDDQFGLSPLSRLLVQTLAAFLLIVNGLRIDLNAIPFIPSMPDALNIVLSNLITVVWIVGLTNSVNLLDGVDGVVGGVGFVVSMVLLFTAAQFPDRAAAVILLAGLAGATLGYLRHNFNPSRIIMGDTGSYLIGYTLAAVSLLGTLKFSAGASLLVPLIVLALPVLDTTQVVIGRLARGIRNPLGHPDKTHIHHRVLARTASARRTAVILWGVSLACGMLGMWLQGVSGSVILLTGVVVSACLWFVAHRRMRAQPSEAQSSEAQAAPIQTDVPRQPEN
- the pgi gene encoding glucose-6-phosphate isomerase, translated to MSNPAALTHLPAWQALTAHFAAFKHTHLRDLFAADPVRGERLNAQGAGLYLDYSKHRVTDETLTLLLNLARETGLEAKRDAMLAGEKINVTEGRAVLHTALRAPRGAAVMVDGKNVVPDVHEVLDRMATFADSVRAGQWLGFTGKPIRNIVNIGIGGSDLGPVMAYEALKHYAQRDLTLRFVSNVDGTDLAEKVRDLNPEETLVIVSSKTFTTQETMANAASARTWLLAALGDDAAVARHFVAVSTNADAVGKFGIDTANMFGFWDWVGGRYSMDSAIGLSLMLAIGPDGFRELLAGFHEMDEHFRTAPLEANLPVLMGVLGVWYNNFFGAETVAILPYDQYLSHFSAYLQQLDMESNGKHITLSGAVTDYQTGPVIWGQPGTNGQHAFYQLIHQGTKLIPCDFIGFARTLNPMPVQGGLTHHDLLMANVFAQTEALAFGKTLDAVLAEGIDPALAPHRVFDGNRPTSTLLAHQLTPRILGALIALYEHKVFVQGAIWDINPFDQWGVELGKVLAGKIVPELGSEEQPQLAHDSSTNALIRWYREKRV
- a CDS encoding disulfide bond formation protein B gives rise to the protein MTRDNRLYLAWVVALLATIGSLWFSESRGFIPCVLCWFQRIAMYPLALLLGIAALRGDLNIRAYALPLAAVGWVVALIHNLEDWGVIQSLKVCGVGQTTAGCDVQWPIWGGGALAGLNSIITIPVLALTAFTLIIGLLSWGRRRM
- a CDS encoding carbohydrate kinase, with the translated sequence MTLPLIVSAGEALTDLVTGGGNVWNAHPGGAGWNVARACARLGVPSAFAGAVGQDNFGDDLLRESLEAGLDPRFLQRAPAPTLMAVVYSKSPPAYRFLGENSADLHFDPTALPDGWLGAARWLHVGGISLARWPLADTLLGLIEAARAAGVKISFDPNARISHRHPDYPAVFGAVMRRADLIKLSDEDLGVFFPGLSEDDALRELRGMNARSPIVITRGAAGATLFQSAGRLDLPTTPVQVMDTVGAGDALCAGMLVSATEHPDALWNDHLQVGLRAAAAACARAGAYAPTRADLEALR